The proteins below are encoded in one region of Lactuca sativa cultivar Salinas chromosome 3, Lsat_Salinas_v11, whole genome shotgun sequence:
- the LOC111917152 gene encoding uncharacterized protein LOC111917152 yields the protein MEQVRTLQVNIPFVEMIFHTPKYATLLKSLFTTRQNMEEVDEVLLNELPEKRGDSGSIIVPCQFGNIMTTRALTDSGASINIIPYSFFQKLNLPIPKPVHIKIHLVDKRIIHQLAVCEDLLIKVDKLIFSVDFIILDVEEDLKVPIIFGRPFLNTVCALLDMSESMLTLRVGDESVIFKAEQKDTQEGSREEKVSLLDLDDELLEKELAYLQESNPNQFFLSLEDTSNAKGDVEEIERLIREADYQESIRSPISALVESDAQLIPDPFENLLEENEDIEDVINIGNAHLAFLEVVMGGDEIVQEKNEGISEDENHNYPIESQMLDQEEVLTKRKRTKPRAIVSTMFEVLTFTTPDPLMNKKTSKEGMETNKHGKG from the exons ATGGAGCAAGTGAGGACCCTCCAAGTGAACATTCCATTTGTTGAAATGATATTTCATACACCCAAGTATGCAACTTTGCTTAAGAGCCTCTTTACTACTAGACAAAATATGGAAGAAGTTGATGAAGTATTGCTGAATGAGCTTCCAGAAAAGAGGGGTGATTCGGGAAGCATAATCGTGCCTTGCCAATTTGGGAATATCATGACTACACGAGCATTGACCGATTCGGGGGCAAGTATTAACATCATCCCATATTCTTTCTTCCAAAAGTTGAACCTCCCGATTCCGAAACCTGTTCACATAAAGATCCACTTGGTCGACAAGAGAATAATACATCAATTGGCAGTGTGTGAAGACCTTCTTATTAAGGTGGATAAGTTAATATTTTCGGTTGACTTCATAATATTGGATGTGGAGGAGGATCTTAAAGTACCAATCATTTTTGGACGACCATTTTTGAATACCGTTTGTGCTTTGTTAGATATGAGTGAATCTATGCTAACATTGAGAGTAGGTGATGAATCGGTAATTTTTAAAGCCGAGCAAAAAGATACGCAAGAAGGGTCGAGAGAAGAAAAGGTTTCGTTACTGGATTTGGATGATGAATTATTAGAAAAGGAGCTTGCATATTTGCAAGAAAGCAATCCAAATCAATTCTTTTTATCTTTGGAGGATACTTCTAATGCCAAGGGAGATGTAGAAGAAATAGAAAGGTTGATCAGGGAAGCTGATTATCAAGAAAGCATAAGAAGT CCAATTAGTGCCCTTGTTGAATCAGATGCGCAACTTATTCCTGATCCCTTTGAGAACCTTCTTGAGGAAAATGAGGATATTGAAGATGTTATCAATATTGGGAATGCACATTTGGCATTTCTTGAAGTAGTCATGGGAGGTGATGAGATTGTCCAAGAGAAGAATGAGGGCATTTCAGAAGATGAAAACCACAATTATCCAATTGAATCACAAATGTTGGATCAAGAAGAAGTTTTGACTAAAAGAAAAAGGACCAAGCCTCGTGCCATTGTCTCTACTATGTTCGAAGTGTTAACTTTCACGACACCGGATCCTTTAATGAATAAAAAGACAAGCAAGGAAGGAATGGAGACGAACAAGCATGGTAAGGGGTGA